The DNA region TTCCTCCTCCCCTACGAAGTGCAAGGGCGGTTGCGAACTTCCAGGCGGAATTCCTCCGGAAATTCCACACCCACAACTTGGGGCATGCCGCTTTGGCGTACCTCGGTTACCTGCGGGGCTACACGTACGTCCACGAGGGATTTTCCGATTCTTTCATCGGCGAGGTTTTCGAGAAAGCCCTTGATGAAACGACGGAAGCCCTCCTTCGCCGGTTCCCGGAGCTTGCCCCCGAAGAGCACCGCAGAATCCGGGAGGATATCCGGGTGCGCTTTGGGAATCCCCTCCTTCGGGACACCGTGCACCGGGTTGCCCGGGAGCCTCTGCGGAAGCTCAGCCCCTCTGAGCGCCTCGTGGGGAGTATCCGACTCTGCCTTGAAGAGGGGGTATTCCCGGAGCACATCGCCTGCGTAAGTGCGGCGGCTCTCCACTACGACTGGGATGGGGACCCGGAAGCGGTGAAGCTCAAGAAGCTCTTGAAAGAGAAAGGCCTTTCCTCTTTCCTTGCGGATTTCTGTGGCATTCCCCCGCAAAGCCCGGTGGGGGAGCGAATCGCCTTCTGGTACGAATTCCTGCGGAACTTACGAAAGGAGTGAGTAGCATGCAGGCAGCGGTTTTCTACGGGCCTTTGAACCTCCGCATCGAGGAGCGGCCCACTCCTCGAGTGGGCAAGGGGGATGTCCTCGTCAAGGTGGAGGCCTGCGCCATCTGTGGAACCGATATCCGCATTTTCCACTTTGGACATCGGGCCATCACCGGACCCCAGATCCTCGGCCATGAAATTGCCGGCGTCATCGCCGAAAAGGGGGAAGGAGTCGAAGGGTACGAGGTTGGGGACCGGGTCGTCGTGGACCCCATCGTCTCCTGCGGGCAGTGCTTCTTCTGCCAGCGGGGGCTCACGAACCTCTGCCTCGTCTTCAAGGAAAAGACCGAAGCCTTCGGCTACTACTACCCCGGGGGCTTTGCCGAGTACGTCCTTGTGCCGGAGAAGGCCGTCCGGCGGGGGAACCTCATCAAGTTCCCCGAAAACCTCTCCTTTGAGGAGGCGGCAATCTCTGAACCCATGGCCTGTGCCCTCAATGGGGAGCTCCTATCGCGTGTTGGCCTTGGGGACCGGGTCCTTGTCATTGGCGCCGGCCCGGTGGGCTGCATGCACATTGCCCTTGCCAGGGTCCTCGGGGCAACGAAGGTCCTCGTCGCCGAGATTCAAAAAGCGCGCCTTGAGGAGGCCAAACGCTTCGGAGCGGATCGGATCATCAACCCCACCGAAGAGAACCTGAAGGAAGCCGTCCTTGCGGAAACCCAGGGCATTGGTCCTGATGTCGTCATTGTTGCCGCCTCCTCCCGCAAAGCTCAAGAGGAAGCCATAGAACTTGCCGCCCCCCGGGGACGGGTGAACTTCTTCGGAGGCCTTCCCAAGGACGATCGCCTCGTCACCGTTGATGGGAACACCGTCCACTACAAGGAGCTCTTCATCCACGGGACTTCAGGCGCCACCGCCTCCCACATCCGGACCTGTCTTGAACTCATGAGCACCGGCCGCATCGATGGCAGAGCCTACATCTCAAAGGTTATCCCCCTTGAGGAACTCCCGAAAATGCTTGAGGAAATCCAGAAGGGCCCATACCTCAAGGTGGTCGTGAAGCCGTAGGGGAGTCCCGAAGGCCAAGAGAGTGGGTGTTCTGAGCTGTGGCCGCTCGTCGAAGAAAGCAGCAATCTACTGCGGTGCTGCCTGCCGGCTATGCAGAGTTCCTGGAGAGCCTCAAGGCGCGGATTCGTCAGACCCAGGTTCGCGCCGCCCTCTCCGCCAATCGGGAGCTGGTTCTTCTCTACTGGCATATCGGGAGAGAAATTCTCCATCGCCAAAAGGAGGAGGGTTGGGGTAGCAAGGTGATCGAGCGCCTGGCTCAAGACCTCAGGCGTGAGTTCCCGGAGATGAAGGGGTTATCACCGCGTAACCTCAAGTACATGCGGGCTTTTGCCGAAGCCTAGCCGGATGAGCAAATTGTGCAGCAGCTTGCTGCACAAATTCCCTGGGGACATCACTGCGTATTGCTGGACAAAGTGAAAGACCGGGACGAACGCCTTTGGTACATCCAGAAGACTCTCGAACACGGCTGGAGTCGGAATGTGCTGGTGCACCAGATTGAAAGCGGACTCTACCGGCGCCAGGGCAAAGCCATCACCAACTTTGAGCATACCCTGCCCACGCCACAGTCGGACCTGGCACGTTCACTCCTCAAAGACCCTTACATTTTCGACTTTCTCTCGCTTAGCCCGGAAGCGCAGGAACGTGATCTGGAACGCGCCCTTCTGGAACGTTTGTGTGATTTTCTCCTGGAACTCGGCAAAGGGTTTGCGTTTGTGGGCAAGCAGTACCACTTTGAGGTGGGTGGGGAGGACTTCTATCTGGATTTGCTCTTCTACCACCTTCGTTTGCGGTGTTTCGTGGTGATTGATCTCAAAATAGGGGAGTTCAAGCCCGAGGACGCCGGCAAAATGAATTTCTACCTTTCGGCTGTGGACGATCTCCTGCGCCACCCGGAGGACCGCCCCAGCATCGGTCTCATCTTGTGCAAGACCCAGAACCGCCTCATTGCCGAATATGCTCTGCGGGACATGGGTAAACCGATG from Candidatus Caldatribacterium sp. includes:
- a CDS encoding alcohol dehydrogenase catalytic domain-containing protein, with the translated sequence MQAAVFYGPLNLRIEERPTPRVGKGDVLVKVEACAICGTDIRIFHFGHRAITGPQILGHEIAGVIAEKGEGVEGYEVGDRVVVDPIVSCGQCFFCQRGLTNLCLVFKEKTEAFGYYYPGGFAEYVLVPEKAVRRGNLIKFPENLSFEEAAISEPMACALNGELLSRVGLGDRVLVIGAGPVGCMHIALARVLGATKVLVAEIQKARLEEAKRFGADRIINPTEENLKEAVLAETQGIGPDVVIVAASSRKAQEEAIELAAPRGRVNFFGGLPKDDRLVTVDGNTVHYKELFIHGTSGATASHIRTCLELMSTGRIDGRAYISKVIPLEELPKMLEEIQKGPYLKVVVKP